The nucleotide sequence TTACTGCCCCCCTACATGAAAGACACAAACCATTTTGGATTTTTCCATGACTGAGGTCAGTCATAAGAGCAATGCAGCATTGTACGTGGATGAAATAAAGAACAGAAAACTATGCAGAGCCAAAAAGAAACGATCGATGAACAAACCCATCAAACCCTTACATCAACCTCAGAATAATAACCCAATGTGAAATGCTTTCAAAAGGACTGCAATGGTTATAGTCTCATGAATCCAGATTTGATAAATAGCATCATTGATCTGAGCCTCCCTGTCCGTTAATATTAACGGactgttaatattattattcatcattggagtttgggttcctcgccacagcagagcagtgcagtgttggcttgctcaccgggagactgcatttatttatttatttattcatttatttattagatattatttattataatgatcttgcttggtctataaacaccatgcactgtgctgtgttttactttctgtgtttttcttatttgctcctgtaaagctgctttggaacaatgcacattgtgaaaagcgctatataaataaaattgaattgaattgaacgtGCATGTTTGTAGCTTTTTATTTTGGAAGATTGTTCTAGCCAGCAAATGGAAAAAGGATCCTCTTTCCCCATTacgtttttttggggggggggtctGCAAGTGTGTGTCCTTTGTTTTAACtccatttcacatttttatggTAAGTCGCTTTAAGTGAATTACTGTGTTTGTGAATAAATCAGTGTTTATAATGAGCGCTGGGAGTAAATCACTCTGTATTGTTTGTCCTTCATTCTCTCCTTTTAGGTTGTGCTTAGATGGCGGCCAAGAAAGCTGATTTGCTGTCTCGTCGTTCAGGCTGACAGTTTCGAGTAAGACCAAATccccaagaaaaaaaacagaaaagacatTATGTTGTTGGTGTATCGAGAGATTGCAGAGGCACGCGTCCTCACGCTTTAATCGCTCCTGGTGCTTCCTGAACAAGCGACACAATTTGCCCGTTAAATTTGCGCGCTTTCATCAATTAACAGAACACGTTTTGAGAACACAAGGGCAGATCCGGATTAGCCTCAGCACAATTTAGATGAACAGATGAATTTAACTCGAACTGTCTCCCGTAAACCTGAGGACAAATTATATCAAGACGGAAGACAAGCGCTTTAATGGCTTTGACTAATGGTTATACATCAATGCACTGCTTGTAAAACTATAGTATTTTTGGAAAGATAGACATATAAAGTCTGTTTTCTCTTGTTGTGATATAGGTGAACATCACTCCTCTGGCAATTGATCCCAATCATGTTGGAGCTGTGGCTACATGGTATTGTCTCCAGGTTCAACTACTCTTTCAGTTTAAAAGACAATAAATGTACTATAATTTGGTAACATATATCAGGGGTTCTCAATCTTTTTGCCTCAAAAGCCCGCCGATTGTATTCAACAATAGTGTCacgactagggatgtaacgattcactcaactcacgatgcgatgcgattcacgatactgatctcacagTACGATTGGTCACGAATCACGATTCGTTTTTAACAAAATGAGTTGACAAATTAGTAATGAACAAGTGCCCTTTATTATTTCTCCaaaaaaactgcacatttctttgtgaaataaaaatgccttttatatcaaatatgaaaaaacattaaataaattaaataaaaaatgaattatacaAATTAAAAGAAGTCTActgtctttaatataaacagacTGTGCTTTTCCTAGCACAAATAAAAGAAGTCTCTTAATACAAATTAACCTAGCTTggatttttttacgttttttttttttagaaatatcagcatatccacgttttctGGCATAAGATGAGATCTCTGCATATTTACAATGTCCCCTGCTGACGAAAAAACCCTTTCACTAGGGACTGAGGTGGCTGGTGTGGAGAGATATGCTTTTGCTAGACCAGAGAGCAGTGGGTACAGCCTAGCATTCTCTTTCCACCACTTGAGTGGGCAGCTGTTGAGGGAAATGGATGTTTCagttctgtatttattcatttctgcaTCAATCTGACTGATAGGCTGTGCAGCTGCAACTGGTTCATTGAAAGTCCGTCCAAGAAGATCCTCAAGTGCAGTTTTCTTGGGAGGAGGTGGTGTCTGCTCAGCTCCTGCGCTACCTGTCTGGTCCGGAGGCTCCTCTGCTGCAGGGGGGTGGCCACTGGCACCTTCTTCATCCTCATTCTGCACAGAGTAATGCAAGAAATAAAAAGACTGATATAGTACAATAGTGACATTACTTTCAAATGGTTATAAgcaatataatatttaatatttttgtataatctGTATTACAATACACTTAGTTACAGagataaaaatgcaattttaaatatgcaataataatcaaacaattattaaaaatcCATATTCAAAATTGGAGAGAGTGTGAAAAAGAAACAATACCTGGTTCTGCAACAGCACAGCTTTCTCTTTTAGTCTGTGGAATACATCTTCATGCTGGGTTTTCTCAAGATGTGGAAGAGCCCGGAATCTGGGGTCTAAGGCAGTGCACTCCAGCAGGTGGTTGTGCTCTAACCTGTATCTGTCTGAAAGGTTGTTCAGTATAGCTCTCTTCGTGTTACTCACAGTGAGGGAGTCTTCTTCGTTGGGTGCCATGTTTTGCTCGATCATATGCTTTAAGGGCACAATGAGAGACATCGTTGGATTTTTTTCGTCACACAGCACAGTGGTGGCCGTTTTTAGTGGCTTAAGAAGTGTCACTATGTCCTCCGCATCACGGAAGTCTGAGCCATCCAAAGTATCGATGTCACGTACATTTCGCCGAACGTCGTTGCTCAGGAGAGTCGCTGTCACAGCCGCTTGCTGTTCTAGATAGCGTTCGATCATATCCAGGCTGCTGTTCCAGCTCGTAGCGACATCGATGATTAACTTGTGCGCTGGAAGCTCCAGCAGTATCTGTTTGGCCGCGAGTGCAGCTGTGGCCGTGGAGCTTCTGTGAAAGAATGCAACAATGCGCCTAATTCTGCCCAACAAACGGCTCACTCGTGGCACATTCAAACCAGCTTGGCTGGCCAAGTTTAATGTGTGGGCAAAACACCTGACATGTGGGTCTAGTCCAGCCTCTCTGACAGCAACATCCATATTTCTCGCGTTGTCCGTAACAACAGAAATTCCACGGTTAGCCCTTTGAAGCCCCCATTCATTCACAGCAGATTTTAAAACTTCAGCAATATTAGCACCGGTGTGTGTTTCAAACAGAGGGCGAGTTTGAAGTACAAAACTGACCATATCCCACTCGTTGGTTATCACATGGGCTGTGACCGTAATATAACTCTGGGTAGCCCTAGAGGTCCAGCTGTCGGTTGTGATTGACACGCTGTCTGCCTTTCTGAGTGTATCAACCACCTTAGATTTTGTTTCTCTGTAAAGCATTGGGATGAGAGTCTTGCTAAAGTAGGGGCGTGATGGAATTGTGTATCTGGGTTCCAGAGTGTTCACCAGTAGCCGAAATCCTTCATTTTCTACAACAGAAAATGGCCTCAAATCTTTTGCCATGAAAACACCGATGCTCTGTGTTATCTCCGCAGCTCTCGCACCCGTCGCAGTCAGTGGGACTGCAAATCTTCCGGTCAATGTGGTTTGCCCCGTTAATAGCTTTTTGCTTACAGATGGCTGTGCCTTGAGCTTTTTACTGCGGTGACGGTTTACGTGCTGCATCATATTGGTTGTGCTGTTAGTGTATGTAAACATCTTCTTGCAGTGTTTGCACACAGTTTTGGTTTTGTCTGTTTGCACCTCACCTCTGTCATTTTTAGTCTTCGGAAAGCCAAAATGCAGCCACACCTCTGATTTGAATGATGATGGGGCTTCCTCAATATCAACATCCACACTCATTGTCGCCATAATTGAAACTGATTGCTACAATATGTTGTTCGCCACTGCTGCGCATGTAAAGCGAGTTTGCATttaacacagcggcccctgctgttcaaaacatgaatCGCGATTCTTGAACATTTCAGCCGACTTGAATTGTCACATATtttaaccgattttcaaccggctcacggtgaatcgttacatccctagtcacGACCtgtggcaggaagaacccaagcgcaggcaggcagtaaggggttaacagagatttatttattaaataaccaaaaacgaaacaaaaaaccTGCGATGGGGTAAACTATACAAAACAGGAAAATGAACAGGACGAAGACTGATTTACACTAAACAACGCTAAACATAACtggacaaaactaaactaaaaacttACTAAACTTGACGAAGACTTTAACAGGACCACGAGCATGAAACAATAAGAAAGCTCAGGAGACATGAAACGTAACgaacgcaatacaagagcacaagacaaagaaacaagagggtatatataggtaagacaaacgagggataacgacacagggcaggtgtgggtaatgaaacactcagggaaggataacaaggaaacgagatggcgggaacagagacgagacactggagagaacgtatattattgtcaaaaggacaataatatgtttctctccacacataaccaaaggctttgtcatgactctgctacaggaccaagaaaaacatgactaaggaagcagagccatgacagaagccccccctttaatgagcacctccaggtgctcaccaaggggtagacggacaagacaaggcagactgagacaaagacaagacagacaaaacatggaaacagaaTAGtggaagacaagacaaaatacaagGGGACTTGGGgtggacaaaaaaaaacaaacatgggagggggggggggcaaaacaagggcccatagggggcagtcatgggggtggggagaagtcccagtccccggctgcgctcagGGCGcgaagtcctgggggacttagggggagtcctggggggaacagtcttggccctgggagtttcccaggggccgctggctgccggactagggaccggctggaaggccggctggacagggcttgacgccggctggagggccggctggacagggcttgacgccggctggagggccggctggacagggcttgacgccggctggaggccggtctggacagggcttgacgccggctggaaggccggctggacagggcttgacgccggctggggcgccggactggacaccggactggacatcggactggactcggactggatgccggactggacgccggctggacacggactggacgccggctggataccggactggacgccgctggacaccgactggacgccggctggatcaccggactggacgccggctggatcaccggactggacgccggctggatcaccggactggacgccggctggatcaccggactggacgctgacGTGCACGCTGccgctggacaccggactggcgCCGGCTGACCGGACTGGATTGGCCTGGAGGCTGGCTGACACGCGCTGACTGGGTGTCCCCCTCTCGGCTTCTTCTCTTCGACCGGCCCACAAACGTGTGGCCGGCTGCAGGGAAGCGGTGGGGGACACGACTAGCTCCGTgttggaggagtcggacggggagtcccacgactccctccgtCCACGCCTACCACGGAGGCTAGCTGGTGGTGGAGTTACTGCGGGGGGTGAGGCGGATGGAGGTGCCGAGTTCCCCAGGGTAAGGGTGGCCAGGACGCGATCCTCCGGGACGGTAGCCAAGGGAGTGGATACCCAGTCTGGCACTAAAGGCCAGGGATCAtcccggttgaccacgtacctgaTCATGTCACCCAACCACGGGGAGACTCAACATCTCCACCTCGGCCGCTTGAGAGGCTCGGTGAGGCAGCAGTTAAAAATAACCTTGAGCTTGCCTCACCGAACTCAGTCTCCCCCGCAGCAGCCACAAACTCCCGGGCGCGAAATCTCTGATCCCGCGATCCCCCTGCCGAAgcccaaacaacaaacaagtctggcgggctcgcagggaaccgttcatgcctgctgggttcgtttctggctcttgtattctgtcacgacctgtggcaggaagaacccaagcgcaggcaggcagtaaggggttaacagagatttatttattaaataaccaaaaacgaaacaaaaaacccgcgatggggtaaactaaacaaaacaggaaaatgaACAGGACGAAGACTGATTTACACTAAACAACGCTAAACATAACtggacaaaactaaactaaaaacttACTAAACTTGACGAAGACTTTAACAGGACCACGAGCATGAAACAATAAGAAAGCTCAGGAGACATGAAACGTAACgaacgcaatacaagagcacaagacaaagaaacaagagggtatatataggtaagacaaacgagggataacgacacagggcaggtgtgggtaatgaaacactcagggaaggataacaaggaaatgagatggcgggaacagagacagacactggagagaacgcatattattgtccaaaggacaacaataagtttctctccacacataaccaaagactttgtcatggctctgctacaggaccaagaaaaacatgactaaggaagcagagccatgacaaatagAACCCAACATTTCTACATAatcaaatattttgaaaataactaaaaaatgtttttaattcgttataaaaatggcaaaagaataaatattttacatgcACTGTAAAATTTTTTGCTGTAGTTATGCAGCTAGTTGACAGTAATTTTCtatagatttatatttatcttatttattgGCAACAGTTTTTTCAAAGATAAAAGAACATTAACAAGtatttatctttacagaaaaagcaataaagtAACAgcgttctgggaaccagaaatcctcatcaaccttttacttttttttctaaCTTTGGTTCTCAGAATGCTTTGCAcgaggctgttattttatttttttatttttttctgtaaagataaaaacttgttcatttatctttgaacaaactacTGCCAGTatattacataaatgtaaatctacagtaaattactggcaaactaCTGCCAGTAATACTATAATTTcaccagatttttttacagtgtgtatttCAATTACagtcatcttgaggcccccttaaaagtcagctggggccccctcgtgggatatatatacacagtataatCTTTGCAGgttgaagtgatagttcacccaaaaatgaaaattctgtcatcatttaatgaccttcatgtcatttcagacctgtatgactttcgttcttccacagaacaccaaagaagatattttgaagaatgctgttaacttgcattggttttgtgtccatagaagtgaatgctgttcggttaccaacttttttcaaaatatcttttgtgttttgtggaaaaaagaaagtcatatatggtttgaaatgacaagagggttaataaatgattattgaattttcatttttgggtgaactatccctttaaaccgaGATATAGAcattacaaagaaatgtttagaaAGAAAATATCTAATACAACTTCTCTTGTAAAAAGTTTCTATACCATTTTAATTACCATTtcctatttattttcattacaattGACACTTCGCAAGCTGTTTGATTGA is from Triplophysa rosa linkage group LG13, Trosa_1v2, whole genome shotgun sequence and encodes:
- the LOC130564269 gene encoding E3 SUMO-protein ligase ZBED1-like, with the protein product MSVDVDIEEAPSSFKSEVWLHFGFPKTKNDRGEVQTDKTKTVCKHCKKMFTYTNSTTNMMQHVNRHRSKKLKAQPSVSKKLLTGQTTLTGRFAVPLTATGARAAEITQSIGVFMAKDLRPFSVVENEGFRLLVNTLEPRYTIPSRPYFSKTLIPMLYRETKSKVVDTLRKADSVSITTDSWTSRATQSYITVTAHVITNEWDMVSFVLQTRPLFETHTGANIAEVLKSAVNEWGLQRANRGISVVTDNARNMDVAVREAGLDPHVRCFAHTLNLASQAGLNVPRVSRLLGRIRRIVAFFHRSSTATAALAAKQILLELPAHKLIIDVATSWNSSLDMIERYLEQQAAVTATLLSNDVRRNVRDIDTLDGSDFRDAEDIVTLLKPLKTATTVLCDEKNPTMSLIVPLKHMIEQNMAPNEEDSLTVSNTKRAILNNLSDRYRLEHNHLLECTALDPRFRALPHLEKTQHEDVFHRLKEKAVLLQNQNEDEEGASGHPPAAEEPPDQTGSAGAEQTPPPPKKTALEDLLGRTFNEPVAAAQPISQIDAEMNKYRTETSISLNSCPLKWWKENARLYPLLSGLAKAYLSTPATSVPSERVFSSAGDIVNMQRSHLMPENVDMLIFLKKKNVKKSKLG